In one Chitinophaga sancti genomic region, the following are encoded:
- a CDS encoding carbonic anhydrase — protein MTKYDEIFENNRRWIASKTATDKEFFEKMANGQQPDYLYIGCSDSRVPTNEIMGLDAGEVFVHRNIANLVNNTDLNVMAVINYAVRHLQVKHIIVCGHYNCGGVKAAMQPADLGLLNPWLRNIRDVYRLHKEELNDIKNDHDRYNRLVELNVQEQCVNVIKTAAVQQSYLLNQFPTVHGWVYDLHNGELKDLKIDFERVLHEIQEIYDLTGEGLMKK, from the coding sequence ATGACCAAATACGACGAGATTTTTGAGAACAACAGACGCTGGATAGCCTCTAAAACTGCTACCGACAAGGAATTTTTTGAGAAAATGGCTAATGGTCAGCAACCGGACTACCTCTACATTGGCTGTAGTGATAGCAGGGTGCCCACCAATGAAATCATGGGCCTGGATGCCGGGGAAGTATTCGTTCACAGGAATATCGCCAACCTGGTCAATAACACAGACCTGAATGTAATGGCTGTGATCAACTACGCCGTTCGCCACCTGCAGGTAAAACACATCATCGTATGTGGCCATTACAACTGCGGAGGGGTTAAAGCCGCCATGCAACCAGCTGACCTGGGTCTGCTCAATCCATGGCTCCGCAATATCCGCGACGTATACCGCCTGCACAAGGAAGAGCTGAATGACATCAAAAATGACCATGATCGCTACAACCGCCTGGTAGAACTGAATGTACAGGAACAGTGCGTGAATGTGATCAAGACGGCCGCCGTTCAACAATCTTACCTGCTAAATCAGTTCCCTACTGTACATGGCTGGGTGTATGACCTGCACAACGGGGAACTCAAAGACCTGAAGATTGATTTCGAAAGAGTCCTGCACGAAATTCAGGAGATCTATGACCTGACTGGTGAAGGATTGATGAAAAAATAA
- a CDS encoding S9 family peptidase, giving the protein MSAESTSTIAAPVAEKKDTALTIHGDTRIDSYYWMNDRNDPKVLAYLNAENAYLDTLMAPAAQLRKKLYEEMRGRIMETDASVPYLKDGYYYYTRYVEGKEYPIYCRKKGSLEAKEEITLNVNEMAAGHDYYQVGGMAVSPDGQWLAFGVDTVSRRQYTIRVKNLQTGEILPDAILNTTGGAAWASDNKTFFYTGKDPVTLRADRIGRHVVGTEVAKDKEIFHEKDETYNTFAYRSKSGQFIFIASESTLSSEYRILDASKPMNDARVFYPRQHDMLYDVDHQDQHFYIRTNYEAKNFRLMECPLDKTNIRDWKEVIPHRADVLLEGQELFRDHMVLSERKNGLTQLRVINTHTHKEHYLHFDEPAYVASVSINPEFDTKTLRYVYTSMTTPNSTYDYDMDAKTNELKKRQEVLGGYDPKNYVTERVYATAGDGVKVPISIVYKKGFEKDGKRPLLLYGYGSYGHSIDPGFSSGRLSLLDRGFAYAIAHIRGGEEMGRQWYEDGKLFKKKNTFTDFIDCAEFLVAQKYTDSAHLYAMGGSAGGLLIGAVVNMRPKLWNGVIAAVPFVDVVTTMLDESIPLTTGEFDEWGNPKKKDYYDYMKSYSPYDNVVAQDYPNMLVLTGLHDSQVQYWEPAKWVAKLRALKTDKHLLLFKTDMEAGHGGASGRFKPLEDVALQYAFLLGLEGK; this is encoded by the coding sequence ATGTCAGCAGAATCAACGTCAACAATAGCCGCTCCGGTAGCGGAAAAGAAAGATACAGCGCTTACTATTCACGGAGATACCCGTATAGATAGCTATTACTGGATGAATGATCGCAATGATCCTAAAGTCCTTGCTTACCTGAATGCAGAGAACGCCTACCTGGATACCCTGATGGCACCCGCTGCACAACTGCGTAAGAAGCTGTATGAGGAAATGAGAGGCAGGATCATGGAAACGGATGCCAGTGTGCCTTACCTGAAAGATGGTTATTACTACTACACCCGTTACGTAGAAGGAAAGGAATACCCGATCTACTGCCGTAAAAAAGGTAGCCTGGAAGCCAAAGAAGAGATCACGCTCAATGTGAACGAAATGGCGGCAGGACATGATTACTACCAGGTAGGTGGTATGGCTGTAAGCCCTGACGGGCAATGGTTAGCTTTCGGTGTAGATACCGTGAGCCGCCGTCAGTATACCATTCGTGTCAAGAACCTGCAGACAGGTGAGATCCTCCCTGATGCTATTCTGAATACCACCGGTGGTGCGGCATGGGCAAGTGATAACAAGACCTTCTTCTATACAGGTAAAGACCCGGTTACCCTGCGTGCTGACAGAATTGGCAGACACGTGGTAGGTACTGAAGTAGCTAAGGATAAGGAGATCTTCCATGAGAAAGATGAGACCTATAATACATTTGCTTACAGAAGTAAATCAGGGCAGTTCATCTTCATCGCAAGTGAAAGTACCCTGTCTTCTGAGTACAGGATCTTGGATGCTTCCAAACCTATGAATGATGCGAGGGTATTCTATCCACGCCAGCACGATATGTTGTACGATGTAGATCACCAGGATCAGCATTTTTATATCAGGACGAACTATGAAGCCAAAAACTTCAGACTGATGGAATGCCCGCTGGATAAGACGAATATCAGGGACTGGAAAGAAGTGATCCCGCATCGTGCAGATGTGCTGCTGGAAGGACAGGAACTGTTCAGAGATCATATGGTGCTGAGCGAACGTAAGAATGGGCTCACACAACTGCGTGTGATCAATACACATACTCACAAAGAGCATTACCTGCATTTCGATGAACCTGCTTATGTAGCCAGTGTTTCTATCAACCCTGAGTTTGATACCAAGACCTTGCGCTATGTATACACCTCCATGACTACGCCTAATTCAACCTACGATTATGACATGGATGCGAAGACGAATGAGTTGAAGAAAAGACAGGAAGTGTTAGGTGGATATGATCCTAAAAACTATGTAACAGAACGCGTGTATGCTACAGCGGGAGATGGCGTGAAAGTGCCTATTTCTATTGTATACAAGAAAGGATTTGAGAAAGATGGCAAAAGGCCGCTGTTGTTATATGGATACGGATCTTACGGGCATAGTATCGATCCCGGCTTTAGCTCAGGCAGATTGAGTTTGCTGGATAGAGGCTTTGCTTATGCGATAGCACACATTCGTGGTGGAGAAGAAATGGGCAGGCAGTGGTATGAAGATGGTAAGCTGTTTAAAAAGAAGAATACATTTACAGACTTCATTGATTGTGCGGAATTCCTGGTGGCGCAGAAATATACGGATAGTGCGCATTTGTATGCAATGGGTGGTAGTGCAGGTGGTTTACTGATAGGTGCTGTGGTGAATATGCGGCCGAAATTATGGAATGGGGTGATTGCGGCAGTGCCCTTTGTAGATGTGGTGACGACGATGCTGGATGAGAGTATTCCTTTGACTACAGGTGAGTTTGATGAGTGGGGAAATCCGAAAAAGAAAGACTACTACGACTACATGAAATCCTATTCTCCTTATGATAATGTGGTAGCACAGGATTATCCAAATATGCTGGTATTGACAGGCTTGCACGATTCACAGGTGCAGTACTGGGAGCCGGCTAAGTGGGTAGCGAAGTTGAGAGCATTGAAGACAGATAAGCATTTGTTGTTGTTCAAGACGGATATGGAAGCGGGGCATGGTGGTGCTTCAGGAAGGTTCAAGCCTTTGGAAGATGTGGCTTTACAGTATGCGTTCCTGTTAGGTCTTGAAGGGAAATAA
- the murI gene encoding glutamate racemase gives MTTGPIGVFDSGYGGLTVLKEIIAALPQYDYIYLGDNARAPYGNRGFETIHTYTLECVQQLFDMGCPLVVLACNTASAKALRTIQQKDLPDIAPDRRVLGVIRPTTEMVGTLTQTGEVGILATKGTVSSESYPIEIKKFFPHVKVHQLACPMWVPLIENGEAESEGADYFVKKYLDQILTDAPDIDTLVLACTHYPILTKKIRQFLPAGITLLSQGKIVSHSLKDYLQRHPEMETRLSKNGNRKFFTTDDPVIFEKLTNIFFGETVKTEFLELKK, from the coding sequence ATGACAACTGGGCCAATTGGCGTATTCGACTCCGGCTATGGAGGATTGACGGTGCTCAAAGAGATCATCGCTGCCCTCCCGCAATACGATTATATCTACCTGGGCGACAATGCCCGTGCCCCCTATGGCAACAGAGGTTTTGAAACCATCCATACCTATACACTGGAATGTGTACAGCAGCTTTTTGACATGGGCTGTCCTTTGGTGGTACTGGCCTGTAATACGGCTTCTGCCAAGGCACTCCGCACCATTCAGCAAAAAGACCTGCCGGACATAGCCCCGGATCGCCGGGTTTTAGGGGTGATCAGACCTACTACCGAAATGGTGGGTACCCTTACTCAAACAGGTGAAGTAGGCATATTGGCAACAAAAGGTACGGTGAGCTCGGAATCGTATCCCATTGAGATTAAAAAGTTCTTTCCACATGTAAAAGTGCATCAGCTGGCTTGTCCGATGTGGGTTCCTTTGATTGAAAATGGGGAAGCAGAGAGCGAAGGAGCTGATTATTTTGTAAAGAAATACCTGGATCAGATCCTGACGGATGCACCTGATATTGATACCCTCGTATTAGCATGTACCCATTATCCGATACTGACTAAAAAAATAAGGCAGTTCCTGCCTGCGGGAATCACCTTATTGTCACAGGGGAAGATCGTTTCTCACAGCCTGAAAGATTATTTACAAAGACATCCTGAAATGGAGACAAGACTGAGTAAGAATGGCAACCGAAAATTCTTTACAACAGACGATCCGGTTATATTTGAAAAGCTCACAAATATCTTCTTTGGGGAAACAGTCAAAACAGAGTTCCTGGAACTTAAAAAATGA
- a CDS encoding succinate dehydrogenase cytochrome b subunit, with protein sequence MKWSQFFNTSIGKKLLVGATGLFLCSFVIVHLVGNLQLLLNDNGEGFNTYADFMAHNELIQLVAWGLKVAVIIHFWVALQLTFSNKKARPVKYAVNPGNQTSSWFSRQMAFMGSILLVFLLIHLKDFWWAMHYGDLPKGTFGGKEVVDLYSTVYVAFTELWLVILYVIGMVGLSFHLIHGFKSAFQTFGLNHVKYNGLINFVGVWIFGVLIPVGFAAIPVIIYLKH encoded by the coding sequence ATGAAGTGGTCACAGTTTTTTAATACCTCTATCGGTAAAAAATTATTAGTGGGTGCTACCGGCCTGTTCCTTTGTAGTTTCGTTATTGTGCATCTTGTAGGTAATCTTCAGCTGCTGCTCAATGATAACGGAGAAGGCTTTAACACTTACGCGGATTTCATGGCCCACAACGAATTGATCCAGCTTGTGGCATGGGGTTTAAAAGTCGCGGTTATAATCCACTTCTGGGTTGCATTACAACTTACTTTCAGCAACAAAAAAGCTCGTCCGGTTAAGTATGCTGTAAATCCGGGTAATCAGACTTCTTCCTGGTTTAGCCGTCAAATGGCGTTCATGGGAAGTATTCTGCTGGTATTCCTGCTCATTCACCTGAAAGATTTCTGGTGGGCTATGCACTACGGTGACCTGCCTAAAGGAACTTTTGGTGGTAAAGAAGTTGTTGACCTGTACAGCACCGTATACGTTGCGTTTACCGAGCTTTGGCTGGTAATCCTGTACGTTATTGGTATGGTAGGTCTGTCTTTCCACCTGATCCATGGCTTTAAGAGTGCTTTCCAGACTTTTGGTCTGAACCATGTAAAGTACAATGGCCTGATCAATTTTGTAGGTGTATGGATTTTTGGAGTACTGATTCCTGTTGGTTTCGCTGCTATTCCCGTGATTATCTATTTAAAACATTAA
- a CDS encoding succinate dehydrogenase/fumarate reductase iron-sulfur subunit, with product MNLTLKVWRQKNAEAKGNFENYQVSEISSEMSFLEMFDVLNERLVNEGKDPIAFDHDCREGICGMCSMHINGRAHGPWQGTTTCQLHMRAFKDGDTITVEPWRAGAFPVIKDLTVHRAAFDRIMEAGGFVSVNTGNAQDANNIPVPKDDADAAFAAAACIGCGACVAACKNSSAMLFVAAKVSQLALLPQGQPEKKSRVLNMLAQMDKEGFGSCTNTGACEAECPKEISLTNIARLNREFISAGFTYGK from the coding sequence ATGAATCTTACACTTAAAGTGTGGAGACAGAAAAACGCAGAGGCGAAGGGTAATTTCGAAAATTACCAGGTAAGTGAGATTTCTTCTGAAATGTCATTCCTGGAAATGTTCGATGTGCTGAATGAGCGTCTCGTTAACGAAGGGAAAGATCCAATCGCTTTCGACCACGATTGCCGCGAAGGTATTTGCGGTATGTGTTCTATGCATATCAATGGCCGTGCACACGGTCCATGGCAGGGTACTACCACTTGTCAGCTGCACATGCGTGCTTTCAAGGATGGTGATACCATCACTGTAGAACCATGGAGAGCGGGTGCGTTCCCTGTGATCAAAGACTTAACTGTACATCGTGCAGCGTTTGACCGTATCATGGAAGCAGGTGGTTTCGTATCTGTAAATACAGGTAATGCACAGGATGCGAACAACATTCCTGTTCCTAAGGATGATGCAGATGCTGCTTTTGCTGCTGCTGCCTGTATCGGTTGTGGTGCGTGTGTAGCTGCATGTAAAAACTCTTCTGCTATGCTGTTTGTAGCTGCAAAGGTATCCCAGCTGGCATTGCTGCCACAGGGTCAGCCTGAGAAGAAGAGCCGTGTACTGAACATGCTGGCTCAAATGGATAAAGAAGGTTTCGGTAGCTGTACAAATACAGGTGCTTGTGAAGCTGAATGTCCTAAAGAGATCTCACTGACTAATATTGCCCGTTTGAACAGGGAGTTTATCAGTGCTGGTTTTACTTACGGAAAGTAA
- a CDS encoding fumarate reductase/succinate dehydrogenase flavoprotein subunit: MLNSKIPAGPLEHKWEEYKGHCKLVNPANKRNMEVIIVGTGLAGASAAASLGELGYKVKAFCFQDSARRAHSIAAQGGINAAKNYQNDGDSVYRLFYDTVKGGDYRAREANVHRLAEVSGNIIDQCVAQGVPFAREYGGMLSNRSFGGTQVQRTFYAAGQTGQQLLLGAYSALQRQVALGNVTMYTRHEMLEIVTIDGKARGIIARDLITGKLERHFGHAVLLCTGGYGNVFYLSTNAMGSNVTAAWKATKKGAFFGNPCYTQIHPTCIPVSGDHQSKLTLMSESLRNDGRIWVPKKQNDNRKPADIPEDERDYYLERRYPAFGNLVPRDVASRAAKERCDAGYGVGSSKQAVYLDYASAIERYGKIEANKRQMHDASPALIDKLGKEVVAEKYGNLFDMYAKITGENPYEVPMRIYPAVHYTMGGLWVDYELMTSVTGLYALGEANFSDHGANRLGASALMQGLADGYFVIPYTLGNYLADDIRTKAIPTDHPAFAEAEKNVQDTLDKLMNIKGTKSVDYFHKKLGKIMWEKCGMARNEQGLTEAIDEIIALQKEFWSDVRVPGEQNEFNPELEKAGRVADFLELGELMCRDALNRRESCGGHFREESQEDGGEAKRDDENFSYVSAWEYKGPNQYELHKEELVFEVCKPTQRNYK; encoded by the coding sequence ATGTTAAACTCAAAAATTCCTGCCGGACCATTAGAACATAAATGGGAAGAATATAAGGGGCATTGTAAGCTGGTGAACCCGGCTAACAAGCGCAACATGGAAGTGATCATTGTGGGTACCGGTCTCGCAGGGGCATCTGCTGCTGCGTCATTGGGCGAGTTAGGATATAAAGTAAAAGCTTTCTGTTTTCAGGATAGCGCCCGCCGTGCACATAGTATTGCTGCACAGGGTGGTATCAACGCTGCTAAAAATTACCAGAACGACGGTGACTCTGTTTACCGTTTGTTTTACGATACTGTAAAAGGTGGTGACTACCGTGCCCGCGAAGCAAATGTGCATCGGCTGGCAGAAGTGAGCGGAAATATTATTGACCAGTGCGTGGCACAGGGTGTTCCTTTTGCACGTGAGTATGGTGGTATGCTGAGCAACCGTTCATTCGGTGGTACCCAGGTACAACGTACTTTCTACGCAGCAGGTCAAACAGGTCAGCAGCTGCTGTTAGGTGCTTATTCTGCATTACAGCGCCAGGTGGCATTGGGCAACGTAACCATGTATACCCGTCATGAAATGCTGGAGATCGTAACGATCGATGGCAAAGCACGTGGTATCATCGCCCGTGACCTCATCACTGGTAAGCTGGAACGCCATTTCGGTCATGCAGTATTACTGTGTACCGGTGGTTATGGCAACGTATTCTACCTGTCTACCAACGCAATGGGTTCTAACGTAACCGCTGCATGGAAGGCCACTAAAAAAGGTGCTTTCTTCGGTAACCCATGTTACACTCAGATCCACCCGACCTGTATCCCTGTTTCCGGTGATCATCAGTCCAAACTGACATTGATGTCTGAATCACTGCGTAACGATGGTCGTATCTGGGTGCCTAAAAAACAAAACGATAACCGTAAACCAGCTGATATCCCTGAAGATGAAAGGGATTATTACCTGGAAAGAAGATATCCTGCATTCGGTAACCTGGTACCTCGTGATGTGGCTTCCCGTGCTGCAAAAGAAAGATGTGATGCCGGTTATGGTGTAGGTAGTTCCAAACAGGCTGTATACCTCGATTATGCTTCTGCTATCGAGCGTTATGGTAAGATTGAAGCTAACAAAAGACAGATGCACGACGCATCTCCTGCCCTGATCGATAAATTGGGTAAAGAAGTAGTGGCAGAGAAATATGGTAACCTGTTCGACATGTACGCAAAGATCACCGGTGAGAACCCTTACGAGGTGCCAATGCGTATCTACCCTGCGGTACACTATACCATGGGTGGTCTGTGGGTTGACTATGAACTGATGACTTCTGTAACGGGTCTGTATGCACTGGGTGAAGCTAACTTCTCCGATCACGGTGCAAACCGCCTGGGTGCTTCTGCACTGATGCAGGGCCTGGCAGACGGTTACTTTGTGATTCCTTATACACTGGGCAACTACCTGGCTGATGATATCAGAACCAAGGCCATCCCTACCGATCATCCTGCCTTCGCAGAAGCTGAGAAGAACGTACAGGATACCCTGGATAAACTGATGAACATCAAGGGTACCAAATCCGTAGATTACTTCCACAAGAAACTGGGTAAGATCATGTGGGAAAAATGCGGTATGGCGCGTAACGAACAAGGTCTGACAGAAGCAATCGATGAGATCATTGCTTTACAGAAAGAGTTCTGGAGCGACGTTCGTGTTCCTGGTGAGCAAAATGAGTTCAACCCTGAACTGGAGAAAGCTGGCCGTGTAGCCGACTTCCTGGAACTGGGTGAGCTGATGTGCCGCGATGCACTGAACCGTAGAGAAAGCTGTGGTGGTCACTTCCGTGAAGAATCTCAGGAAGATGGCGGTGAAGCAAAACGTGATGACGAAAACTTCTCTTACGTATCTGCATGGGAATACAAAGGACCTAACCAATATGAGCTGCATAAAGAAGAGCTGGTATTTGAGGTTTGTAAACCTACTCAGCGTAACTATAAATAA
- a CDS encoding Gfo/Idh/MocA family protein produces MTQQSRRTFLRNVGGTAALLGPLSSFARFSPNDKIRIGCVGMGIQGFADVKDSLSVPGVELAGIADLYTGHLTKVKEVYGNNIFTTRDYRELLERKDIDAIIVATPDFWHDTISIAAMEKGKAVYCEKPMVQQISEGHQVIATQAKTKAVFQVGSQRVSSIGLAEARKRYLAGDIGELVLVEAHMDRHDAIGAWQYSIPPDASPATVDFDTWLKDTAKIPFDPIRFFRWRNYQAYGTGIPGDLFVHLISGLHFMTGALGPQRVYATGALKQWNDGRDVPDVVMALMDYPGFQVNLRVNFADGGGGGEFTRLVGTEGILELGWDSFKIKKHKLAAAPGYGGWDTYNTWPKATQDAYVKEYNEKYSPEQRQQPVQVGESAFNAPEGYNSHAEHLANFYESVRSGRKVVEDATFGLRAAGPALLTNESYFQQRPIKWDPVKMVEVG; encoded by the coding sequence ATGACCCAACAATCCCGAAGAACATTCCTGCGCAATGTAGGCGGCACTGCAGCCCTCCTTGGACCATTATCTTCCTTTGCCAGATTCTCCCCCAATGACAAGATCCGTATCGGCTGTGTAGGCATGGGCATCCAGGGCTTTGCTGATGTAAAAGACTCACTCAGCGTTCCCGGTGTAGAACTGGCAGGTATTGCAGACCTCTATACCGGCCACCTCACAAAAGTAAAAGAGGTATACGGCAACAACATCTTTACCACCCGCGATTACAGGGAACTGCTGGAAAGAAAAGACATCGATGCGATCATCGTTGCCACCCCTGACTTCTGGCATGACACCATCTCTATCGCTGCCATGGAAAAAGGGAAGGCTGTCTACTGTGAAAAGCCCATGGTACAGCAGATCTCCGAAGGGCACCAGGTCATTGCCACCCAGGCAAAGACAAAAGCCGTATTCCAGGTGGGCAGTCAGCGGGTAAGTAGTATAGGCCTTGCTGAAGCGAGAAAACGCTACCTGGCAGGTGATATCGGCGAACTGGTATTGGTCGAAGCTCACATGGATCGCCATGATGCCATTGGCGCCTGGCAATATTCCATTCCACCCGATGCCTCACCCGCTACCGTAGATTTTGATACCTGGCTGAAAGACACTGCCAAAATTCCCTTTGATCCCATTCGCTTTTTCCGCTGGCGCAATTACCAGGCTTATGGTACAGGTATTCCCGGTGACCTGTTTGTACACCTCATTTCAGGTTTGCATTTTATGACAGGTGCTTTAGGGCCTCAAAGAGTGTATGCTACAGGTGCCCTGAAACAATGGAATGATGGTCGCGATGTACCTGATGTCGTGATGGCGCTTATGGACTACCCGGGATTCCAGGTAAACCTGAGAGTAAACTTTGCCGATGGTGGTGGCGGCGGTGAATTCACAAGGTTGGTTGGCACCGAAGGAATTTTGGAATTAGGCTGGGATAGCTTCAAAATAAAGAAGCATAAACTCGCTGCGGCACCGGGATATGGTGGCTGGGATACTTACAATACCTGGCCCAAAGCCACGCAGGATGCCTATGTAAAAGAATATAATGAGAAGTATAGCCCTGAGCAAAGACAGCAACCTGTACAGGTAGGAGAGAGTGCGTTCAACGCACCTGAAGGATATAACTCCCATGCCGAACACCTCGCAAATTTCTATGAATCTGTACGAAGCGGCAGGAAAGTGGTAGAAGATGCTACCTTTGGACTTCGGGCGGCAGGACCCGCTTTGCTAACGAATGAGAGTTATTTTCAGCAGCGCCCTATAAAGTGGGACCCCGTGAAGATGGTGGAGGTAGGTTAA